In Actinomadura luteofluorescens, the sequence CAGCGCGAACTCGGCGAAGATCTGCGCCAGGACGCTCCTCTCCACATCCGCCGCCTCAGCGTCTGCCGGGCCTGGGGTGTGCGTCGGGTCGGTCACGGTTGCCTCCTTGGGAGGTCGTCGGTGTCCGGGCGCAGGGAGTTCCGGCCGCCGGAGAGGTTGCGGTCGGCGGGGGGCAGGGCCTCGATCGGGAGCGTGTAGGGCGTACCGGTCGGCCACGTGGGCCAGTTCCGGACGGCCTCGACCGGCGCGCCGACCCCGGCGCGGGTCGCGGTGGCGCGGGCCAGCGCGGTGATGAGTGCGGTCTCGTGATCGCCGGTCCAGGTGTTCGGGGCGCCGGAGAAGTCCGGGCCGAGCGCCTTCGCGGCGGTGAGGACCTCGTGCAGGGGCGTCGCGGCGCGTCCGGCGAAGCGGCTCTCGGGCGGCTCGGCCGCGCCGGGCTGGGCGGCGGACAGCACGAACCCGGGTTCGAGCAGGTGCAGGCAGGCGAGCATCCCCGCCGCGCGCTCGGAGGTGAACAGGTCCCCGACCCGGGCGGGACGCGGGTTACCGTCCGCGCCGGGCACGGACCCCACGGTCGCGGGCGCCGCAGGGCCGTCCCAGGGCGCGCCGAGCAGGTCGTGCAGCCGCTGCCGGGCCGGTTTCCAGAAGCTCCGGCGAACGGCGGCGTCCGTCCGGGTGGCGGCGACGAAGCGGTACATCCAGTGCCAGGCGCGGAAGATCCCGAGCGAGAACTCGTGGGCGAGCGGCGCGCCCGGCTTGCCGTTCTCGGCGGTGAGCGTGGGACGCGACCGCGGTGTCCGCAGCCCGGTGTCGAGCAGGCCGGCGCCGTCGGCGCCCCAGCCCGGCAGCGGGACGAGCCCGGCGCCGCCGGTCAGCGCGTCGAACGCGTCCCGGTCGGTGGCGCGCAGGAACGCGATGTAGGCCCACAGCTCGCCGGACCACTCGCGGTTCTGCCGGACGGCCGTGACCGGCGGGAACGGCCCGTCGGCGGCCCAGCCGAACGGCCCGAGGCGCAGCAGCGCGGCGTCGGCGGCGGTGACGGCGTCGAACCAGGCCCCGGCCGTCGCCTCGGCGACCGCGCGGAGCACCTTGAACGTCGAGAGCTGCTTCGCGACGTGCTCGTCCGCGCGGCGGGCCACGAGCTGCGCGAGCGTCGGCCCGGACGAGGTGTCCGGGAGCCGCGGCAGCAGATGCTCGGGCAGCAGCTCCGAGCGGCCCGGCAGCACCGGGCCGGGCCCGTCCGGATACGAGGGGTCGGTGGCGATCGAACCGAGCGGCGTCAGCTCGGGGTGGCCCGGCGGCGCCGGGCCGACGACCGGACCGGCGATGTCGCGGGCGAACAGCCGCGTGGACGCGGACACCTGCCCGGCGCCCCACACGTTCGGGTCGACCAGCTCGGCGAGCGCCGTCCCGGACATCCGCCAGCCCTCGACCACCACCGGGCACCGCCAGCGGTTCCGCTTCCACTTCGCGATCGTGAGCTGGGTCGGCAGGTCGGCGACGCCGCTGACCGGGCCGACGTACCGGTCGGCGTCCGGGACGTCCACCGGGTGCAGGCGGTCGGAGTAGCGGGCGGCGTCACCGTCCTCGCGGGCCGCGCGGGAGCGCCGCGCGTACGTCTGGAACTCCCGCACCGCCCGGACGGTCTCGGTGTCGTACGTCCCGTAGACCGCCGGCGGGGCGAGGAAACCGAGTTCGAGCAGGTCCTTCTGGAGCTGCTCCACGACCTTGCCCGCGATCAGGACGGCGGGGCGCCGCAGCCCGTCGTAGACGGCGGGCCCGGACGCGATCGCGTCGTGGTCGAACTCCCGCAGGACGAACCCGTACGGGATGTCCTCGGTGAGGGACGGGCCGAGGTCGAGGCTCACCTCGTACGTCGTCAGCGGGCCCGGTTCCGGCCGGTCGCCGAGATGCCACCACAGCGTCTGCGTGGCCTTCTTGTCCTCGCCCTGCCCCCAGGAGAACGACAGCTCCCCGAGGTTGCAGTGACCGACGATCTCCTTGCCGGCGCCCCAGTCGCCGGTGTAGCCGTCGAAGTCGCGGGACGCCGCCAGGTACTCGGCGAGCGCCTCGGGCCCGGACTTCCCGGTCGGGTCGCCCACCGGCACCGCTCCGGTGGCGCTCCGCTTCGGGTCGGCCTCGTCATGCCGGACGAACCGCGTCGCCAGCCGCCACTCGGGCTGGACGGTGAGCATCCGCCCCTCGCTCAGCTCACCGACGGACGGCTTGCCCTGCACGGACCAGCCGACCGGGTCGCCGCCGGTCAGCGGCACCTCGACGCCCACCTGGCGCCGCGCCCCGCCGCGGTCCTCCCCGGACCAGCCGACATAGTGCAGGTGCGGGACGGTGTCGCCGACCCCGTAGCCCGTCTTGTGCAGCAGCCTCGTCAGGCGGGCCTCATTGCGCAGCGCGCTGGCGACGAACGTGGCGAGCACCGCCTCCGTCCGGTTCTCGCCCTCGTACGGCTTGGACCGGTCGGGTCCGCACGCGTACGGCAGCACCGCCGAGTACCGCGACCGCTCCGCGAAGCCGTAGTGGATGTCCCCGCCGAGCAGGACGAGCCGGCGCCGCCGCACCCCGTCGGCGTCCTTCTGCGCCGCCGCGCACAGCCGCCCGATCATCTTGTGCAGCGACGCGTCGTCGTGGAACCAGGCGTCCTCCGCGTCCGCCTCGTACCGGCCGCCCCACGCCTTGGCGAGGGGCTGGACGATCTGCTCCACGACCGGAACGCCGAGGAACGCGGTCGGCTGCGCGACGATCGTCACCGCGTCGTCCCCGAGCGGCGGCTCGGCGGCCACCATCGCGTCGATCGGTCCGTCGTCCAGCAGCAGCACGCCCCGGTTGCCGACGTAGCGGCGCCACGTCCGGGTGTCGAGGACGACGAGCTGGTAGCGCGGCCAGGTGATCGTGTAGTGGTAGGTCAGCATGTCCGGCGCAGGCGGCTTCACCTGGACGCCGTACTTCAGCTCCAGCGGCAGCCCGAGCCCGGTGCGCAGCGCCGCGTCGTCTGCCGCGCCCGGCGCGGCGAGCCAGCGCTCCAAGGCCCCGAGCACCGCGCGGCCCGGCGTGCCGTCCGCGAACCGCTCTGGCGTGTTGCCCCAGTGCTGGAACACCGCGTACGCGGCGAGTGCGTTGCGCACGACCCGCCGCCCGAGCCCGTCCGCGATGACGGCCTTGGTGATCCACTCGGTGCTCATGTTCCAGTCGTCGGAGACGTCGTGGTCATCGAAGACCATGTACGTCGGGACGTTCGCCAGCGCCCGCCGCACCAGCGACAGCCCCTCCCGGAACTCCTCCAGCACCGGCGCCTCCTCGCGCCAGCGCTCGAACCGCTCCGCGATCGCCTTCTGGTGCTTGAACGGCCGGTACGGCAGTCCCTGGACGATCAACCGGTACACGTCCTCGCCGGGCTTGCGCCGCGCCGGGTCCTTCAGGATCGCGGTGTCCTCGGGGAAGACGTCCTCGAACCTGGGGACCGGCCCGGTCCACAGCACGTCCGACCACACCATCAGGTACATCCCGACGTACTCGCGGAACGACATCAGGTGGCTGTCGCAGTGCCCGGACGTGAAGTGCGCCTGCTTGAGCAGCACGTCCTGCCGCAGGCCGGGACGCAGCGCCGTGTCGGCCGGATCGCCCTCCGCGGGGAGCGTCTCGGCCGCCATCCCGAGCCCGGCGCTCGCCTGCTGGATCATGACCAGCAGCGGGTCCGACACGTTGTCGGCGTAGATCTGGTCCCCGGTCATGATCATCTGGTGCGGGCGCAGCAGCGGATCTCCGGCGCTCACCCGGACGATGTGGTCGAGCGCGGGCAGCAGGTCCTTGCCCTCCGCGTGCGGCCGGCGGCACGACCCGTGGAAGATCCGCAGCTTGCTCGGATCGTCCGGCGGCGTCGGGAAGCTCGGCCACCCGGGACCGTCCGGATAGGCCAGCGCCGCCTTGGCCTCCGCCGGATCGGCGTGGACGACGCCCGCCGCGAACAGCGACGTCCGCTGACCGCCGAAGTCGAGGTCGTAGCCGAACAGCGCCCCGGCGCCGAACGTCCCGCGCACGGTCACCGCCACGACGTGCAGCGACTCCCCCAGCCGGACGGTCGGCGCCGCCGCCGACACCTCCGGCGCGCCCCGCGCGTACCCGGGCGCCGGCCCCAGCGGGAACACCCGCAGCGTGGCCTGGCAGTGCTCCCGCACCCCGACGACGACGGTCACGCTCGTCCGATCGACTCTCCGGACCATCGGCCCGAACACGACGAACGGTGTGGTGGAAGCGATCTCGCTCAACCTGTGGCCCCCTAGCCCGCGGGAGGGAGCCGCGCCACGCCGGGCGCCCGGGTTCCCCGACCCGGCCGCCTCCGACCGCCGCCGATCCCGGCGGCGGACTCCCCCGAAAGTCCGCCCGCCCGGCCGGCGCGCCGTGCACGCCGTCCGGAACGAACACCCCCAACCATGCCGGGAACGCCCGAACCCGAACATCCCTGACCTCAGGTATTCCGAACCACCTTCGGTTCCCGCGCCCGGAAGCTCAGGTGCGGCGGTTGACCTGATCCAGCGAGGAACCCGAGACCTGGGCGCAGCCGGTGACGATCGCCTCGACGGTCGCGGGATCGATCACGTCCTCAAGGCGGTCGAAGCCGTCCGGGGCGCGGCGCTCGACCTCGTCGATGACGCTCTCCGGCTCGCCCGTCCGGTTGCGCGGCACAACCTGGCTCGTCGGCAACAGCCGGTCCTGCTGGTAGGCCAGAACGCGACCCCGACCCGCGTCTGCTCGACGAGCTGCCCGCCGAGGCCCGCGGCGTCCAGGACGGCCTGGCCCGCGCGGTTCGACCCCATCGGATACATCGGATGGGCCGGTCGCCCAGCAGCGTCACCCGCCCCCGCCCCCGCGTCCAGTACGGCAGCGGGTCGCGGTCGCACATCGGGAACTCGAAGCACTCCTCGGTCGCCTCGACGAGCGCCGCGTGGTCCAGGAGCGGCGTGCGGAACCGCGCGATGTGCTCCTTGAGGCCGCCCGGATCGGCGCCGCGCGACCAGTCCTGCCGCTGCGGCACCGGATCCCCGGGCTGCCCAGTTGGTAAGCCGCGTCCCCAGATCCCGGCCCCGCGAGATCGGATAGACGACCAGCTTCGCGTCGGTGCCCCCGACGAGGAGCATCGAGCGTCCGGTCGCGAACACCGGCCACTCGGCCGCCCCGCGCCACACCATCACGCCGTTCCACCAGGGCGGTCCCTCATCGGGGAACATCAAGGACCGCACCGTCGAATGGATCCCGTCGGCGCCCACGGGACATTACCGCGCGCCGGAGCGAGCGCATCCCCACGCCGGTCCACGCACTCGGCGCGCACTTCCTTGGCGTCCTGCTCGAAATCGACGAGACGGTGCCCCATCCGGACCGCGTCCGGTCCCAGCCTTCCCGCACCGCCCGCAGCAGGACGCTTTGCAGCCGTCCCCGATGGACGCCGATCTGCGGATAGCTGAGCCCTGCGTCCGTCCCGCACGGCCGGTGCAGGATCTGGTGACCCAGCCGGTGGGCGTAGAACAGCTCGCGGGTGCGGATGCCCACGTCATCGAGTCGTACGAGCAGCCCAAGCCGGTCCAGCTCCCTGACCGCGTACGGCAGCGCGTTCAGCCCGACGCCCAACTCCCGAAGCTTCTCGCTCTGCTCGTACCCCTCGCAGCCGATGCCTTCCTGCCGCAACCGCAGCGCCAGGACGAGCCCTGCGCTTACCGAAAAACTCAATCCATGCTGGTCAGGCAGGGACACCTACGAGCGAACCACAAGATTGTCAACAGTCCATGTCGGCTCGTTGTCGGCTCGGCGGTTTCGGACCGGATCGGCATGCGGGCGGCATCATGCGGCACGAATACCGGCCTCGATGGTGACGGATCGGCACAGGCCGACACTGAGCAGGCCGCTCCGATACGGCAGTTTCGGACCTTAGATCCGCAGGGTGTCGAATTAGACGCAGCGACAGCCAGGCCGGCGGCCGCCCGACCGGAGGGCCGGATCCACGAACCCGGCTCCCTTCGGCCCACAGCTCACGCCATACCGGCGGGCCGGACGGGCATCGCCCGGCCATCTCCTCAGAGATGATCAGCTCTGCACCCTCAGCGTTCGACTGACTTTCTTGCCTCCTCAAGCGAGCTGCCAGGAGCGGCGCGCTCCGGTTAGCCGGAGCTGAGCAGCTCAGGGCTGTCCCGTAACTGTTGGTGGTCACCGGGTGGCGGCGTGCAGGTCCCGGATGTACCAGTCGAAGCGTGTGCCGTCGCTGCTGTGTGTCGGCTTGCCGGGGGTGAACCCTGCCCGCTTTGCGACTGCGGCAGATGCGGGATTCTGCGGCTCCACTTGGATTACCGCCTCTGCCCCGCCCTCACTCGCCGCGTACTGGGATGCCAACAGGACCGCGCGGGTAGCCAGGCCACGTCCTCGCCAGGACGGATAGAGGCCGTAGGCGACGTTCACCTGGCCAGGCGCCAGACCTTCTCCTGCGAATCGCAGGTCGATCGTGCCCACGAGCACCTCGTCGGGGCCCATCCGGATGCCGAACGCGCGGAGTGGTCCGGCGGTGTCCCACTGCTCCCGGCAGTGCCGGAAGTACGCCTCGATGCCCTGTCGCGTGCCTGGACCGCCGTTGAGCCAGCGAACGAGTAGCTCGTCCTCCCCCGCGAGGTGCGCCTCCGCATCGTCCAGGCGCAGGGGGGACAGAGTGATGATCCCGTCGGACAGCTTCACCTCATGCATCCGGTGATTCTTGACGCCAGAGCCGTGCCGCACCATCAGTTTCTGTGCGACATCACGCGGAGCTCACGGGCTGACTCGGAGGGCTACTCGGCGGGCGCCTCAGTGGCCTGTACGACGTTCCAGGTTGAAGGCGCTCGGAACCTGTCGACGGCGAGTCGGTCAGGAGCGTGCTCGGCGTAGGTCTGTTCGCCGCCGGATTGGGCTGAGCGTGGCGGGCGGCGAAGGCCTGGGAATGCGGAGCCGGCGATTCGCTCGCCCTTTAGTCAGCATCCGCCGCTCGGACTTCAGTTCGTTTCTCAAGCGGTCGAGATGAACGAGGATCTCACCATGGAGCGGCCAATCGGGACTGTCGGCCCACAACAAATCACCTAGTTTTACGCGCTCTTCGTGCGCGGCGGCCAGGTGATAGGCGAGTGGGTCCTCGAGGTCGGTCGATCCTGTGGCGAACTGCTGGCGGCGCAACCGCCCGTAGGTGCCCAGCGCCGAGGCCAGATGTCCTAGCGCCGTGGCCAGCCGGCTGCGTGCGTCACTCTGGGACAAAGGGTCCTCTCGCTCTGCCTCAACCTCGTTGGCGTGGTCGGCTAGACAGCGCGCCAGGCCGCGGATGGTGATCCCGCAGTGCTCCAAAGCGGCCAGGGTCTCCCGTAGCGCCACCATTGCCCGCAACATTCCGACCCCCTGAGGATTGAGTCGGATGCTCTCCTCGGCTTGTGCGAGTTCGCCGTCGACGCGTTGGACATCCCGGCTGAGGAAGCGGGCCTGGGCGAGCAACTCGCCGTACGTGCGTGGCTCGGGGCGCTTTTCCACCCCTTCGGCGATGGCATGGAGGTGGCTGGCCATGATCTCGCTCAGACCCTCCAAGGCCTCCTCTGCCGCTTGGATCCTGACCGGTGAGGTCAGGATTCCGGCGATCAGGCCGGTGAGAGCGCCAACGAGGGTCTCCACGATCCGCCCCGTGGCCGCAGCACCGGCTCCGAGAGACAGGATGAGCATGGCGCTGATCGGCACCTCGAGGACATAGTTGCCGAGCCGCATCAAGACTCCGCAGACCAGCGCGGCGGTGATGGTGAGGCCCAGGCTCCACCAACTGAATCCCACCAGGTTCGACAGTAGTGCCGCGACTATCACACCGACCACGACGCTGACGACGCGCTGCCAGACATGGCGAATGGTCTGGAACAGCGTGATCTGGAGGACGAGGATCGCGGTCAGAGGGGCGAGTACGGGCCTTGGACTGGTGTCGGGCAACCACGACGCGAACTCGAACGAGAGAACTGCTGTCACGGCGAGGCGAGCAATCTCGAAGGCCGTAGGCTGCGTTTTCAGCTGCCTCAGGCCCACTCGCGCCGGCGTGACGGCGCCGTGCGCCACAGCACGTATTCGCTGGTCGCTCATCTCACGCCCCACAGCCGTTTATCGGTCCAGGCGCACGAATGCCAGGCGGACGGCCATCGCCCCCTCCCCCACCGCCGAAGCGACACGCTTGATCGAGCCACTTCGCACGTCACCGACGGCCAACACGCCGGGGAGGCTGGTCTCCAACGGCAGGGCTTGAGGGCCGCCGGTGCGCACGTATCCCTTGTCATCGAGTTCGACCGTGTCCGCCAACCAGTCGACACAGGGGACGGCTCCAATGAAGACGAACAACGCGCCGACCTCGAATCGGCGGGCTTCAGCGGTCCGGTTGTTCACCGCGACAACCTCCTCCAGGAAATCGTGTCCGTGCACTTCACGGATCTCTGTATGGAGGAACACCTCTATATCGGGACAGTGCTCGATCCGATCGACGAGGTAGCGCGACATGTTCTCGCCGAGCTCAGCACCCCGGACGAAGAGCAGGACGCGTGTGGCGTGCCGAGCCAGGAATACGGCCGCCTGGCCCGCCGAGTTGCCGCCGCCGACGATGGCCACCGGCATGTTCCGACATTGCAGCGCCTCCACCTGGGTCGCCGCGTAGTACACCCCGGCACCCTCGAAGTCTTCCAGGCGCGGGACGTCCAACCGGCGATAGCGGGCACCGGTTGCGATGACGACCGTCCGGCCGGAGAGTTCGCCGCCTCCGCCGAGGTCGACGGTGTAACGGTCGCTGCGTGCCCGTAGTCCCGTGGCATCGCCGGGCACCTGGAGCCTCGCCCCGAATTTCCCGGCCTGGATGACCGCCCGATCGGTCAGATCCGCGCCCGAGATGCCGGCGGGGAAACCGAGGTAATTCTCGATCTTCGATGACGTCCCGGCCTGTCCTCCGGTGGCGATGGCATCGACGACCATCGTGTCCAGGCCCTCTGAGGAGCCGTACACGGCCGCGGCCAGCCCGGCCGGACCCGCCCCGATGATGAGAAGATCGTATGCCGAGGAGGCCGGTGCCGGTGGCGGCAGCCCGAGGAGCCGGGGAAGTTCGTCGTCCCCCGGATTGCGCAACACCCGTTCGCCGTCAAGGATCACGACGGGTGTCTCCGATACCGGGATGCTGAGCCCTCTGAGCAGCGTTTCGGCGTCCTCATCGTCCTCGACGTCGATCCATCGATGCGGCAGTCGGTTGCGCACGGCGAAGTCGCGCAGTCGCCGGCAGCGGGCAGAGAACCGCGAGCCGATGATCCGCAGCCCGACGCCCTGCGCGATGAGCAGCGAACGGCGGATGAGGAACGCGCGCAGGACGAGATCGCCGAACCAGGGTTCCTGGCCGGCCAGCTCCCGCAGCCGCCGGGGCGGAACCACGATCACCTTGCCCGGCTCGGCGACGCGGGCTGTGAGGAACGTGGGCTGACCTGTCAGCAGGCCCAGTTCGCCGAGGAACCGTCCCGGACCGTGCAGGCTGATGACTTCGCCCTTGTCCAACATCTCCACCGTCCCGGCCAGGACCAGGAAGAAGGCGTAGTCCCGGTCCCCTTCCGAGTAGAGGACGTCGCCGCGGCGGGTCGGGCGTTGTTCGCCGTATGCCGCGACCAGCCCCATCTGCTCGCGGTCGAGCCGGGGGTAGGCACCGTTCAGATCAGGTGTCTCTTCCAAGGGTTCCCTCCACCCACGTTCGGAGCGGCCCAGCGGGCACGGCGCCCGCTCTCTGGTCGATCACCTTCCCGTCACGCATCAGCAGCAGCGTGGGAACGGCACGAACGGCGAAGCGCTCCTGTATCTTCGGCGCCCGGTCGATGTCGATCTTCACGAGCTTCAGCCGCCCGGCCAGTTCGCGGGCGAGGTGCTCCAGTACCGGGCTGACCGTCCGGCACGGCGCGCACCAGGTCGCCCACAGGTCGACGATGACCGGCACCGAGGAGTGTTCGGCGACCTCGGCGAAGTCTTCGTCTCCGGCCTCCGCGATCCATGGGAGCGGCCGGTGACAGTTCCCGCAGACCGGACCGCCGTCAGCGGCTGCCGGCACACGGTTCTTCTTTCCGCAGTGCTCACAACGGACGATCACCGGCTCCTCCAGCGGATGTGGTCGAAGCGCCTTGTCGGTTCAGTCCTTGACCTCGACGTGGCGGTCCTTTTCGGTCGTGGACTTGGGGACCGTCACGGTCAGCACGCCGTCGGCGAGGTTCGCGTCGACCCGTTCGGCGTCGATGTCGCCGGGCAGGAATACCCGGTACTCGAACCGGCCGGTGCGCCGCTGCTTGCGATGCCGCAGTCCGCGGCTCTCCCGCTCCTTGACCTCCCCCGTGATGGTCAGTTCCCGGTCGTGCAGCGACACGTCGACCTCGTTCTTCTTCAGGCCGGGTAGTTCGGCCTCGATCACGTAGGCGTCGTCGGTCTCGCCGACGTCCGCCGCGGGCACCCAGGGCATCTCCGTGGGGGCGCCGGCGAAGGCCGCGTTGACCAACTGCTCCATCTGCTCGTAGAGCGCGTCGAACGCCCGCGGCCTCGGTGTGAGCATCGTGTCACCGGAGCGGCGGGTGCTGGGCAGTGCCATGTTCTGACCCTCTCGTCTCGTCGGGACGTTCTCTAGACAGAGCGTTGCCCGTCCGTCCGGTCCGGCACATCCTCAGAGTTGACAGGTACCGGCCAGGCCCCGCTCAGCCGACTTCCCGGATGTCGGGGTCCTCAAGATCGAGCCATCGGTCCACGGCCCGCAGGCCCTCGGCGCTGATCTTGCCCTTGGAGTAGAGCCGGCGCAGTTTCTCTCGCTGCGTCCGCACCAGTTCGCGGCGGAGGCCGAGGGAGTCGGTCAGCTCCTCCTCGAGGTGCTCACCGAACTCAGTGCGGATCTGGTCCAGGAGGTCCTCGTACAGCTGGCGGAAGGTCCTGCCAGTGCGACCATCGACCTCGCCGTTCTCGATGAGTTCGTCGAGCCGGGCCAGAGCCGCTTCCACCACGGCCTTCTTCGCCTCCCGGTACTCGATCCGGACGCGGTCGGACTCAGCCAGGCCCAGTCGTCTCAGCAGGCCGGGCATCGTGGTCGCACACCCGATCAGGGTGATGAACACGACCGCGCCGGTCACAAAGAGCCGCTCGCCGCGCCGTTCCGGTGGCAGTCCCTGCGCGGAAACCGGCAGGGACAGCACGATCGCCAGGGAGATCGCGCCTCGCATGCCGCTCCAGCCGATGGCGAGCCGGCCACGCCAGTGCAGGTGATCGAAGGCGATGTGGCGGCCGGGCAGATACCGGGAGAGCGGAAAGACGAACTGCGTCCAGGCCAGCCGCAGGGCCACGATGACAGCCGTGACCGCGGCCGCGCCGAGAAGTGCCGACGGCCAAGCCGCGCCGGTCAACTCGCGCACGATGACGCGTATCTCGAGGCCGAGCAAAACGAACAGTGCTGACTCCAGGAGGAAGACCAGCACCTGCCAGAACAGATGACCCGGCAGCCGGGACGCCGGTTGGAGCACGCCCTCTCCGCGGGTGCCGAGGTAGAAGCCCGCGCAGACGGTGGAGAGTACCCCGGAGAAGCCGAGCTCGTCGGCCGGGACGAACGCGAGGTACGGCGTCAGCAGGGACACGATGATCTGGCTGCCGGGATCGCGGATCCGGCGACGCAGGCGGGACGCGATGAACCCCACTGCCAGGCCGTACGCCACACCGCCGGCGACCACTCCGGCCAGCCGCGCTATGCCGTGGCCGACGCTGAAGGGCGTTGTCAGCGCCTCGACGGCCAGCACGAAAGCGGTGAGCGCGACAGCGTCGTTGATGAGGTTCTCTCCTTCGATGATGGTCACGATCCGAACCGGCGCATTCAGCCGCTTCATGATCGAGATTGCGGCGACGGGGTCGGTGGGGGCGACGGCGGCACCGAGGGCCACGGCCGCCGCCCAGCCCAGGTCGGGCAGAACCCCCCGCAGTACCGCGGCGACGGCGAAGGTGGTCACCGTTGTCAGGCCGATCGCGAGCGCCGTGATCGGCACGGCGTCCGCCTTCGCCTCGCGGGGGGCGCTGAAGAACGCCGCGTAGTAGACCAGCGGAGGCAGGAAGCCGAGGAGCACCACTTCCGGAGGCAGTTCGATCTCGGGCATGCCAGGCAGGAACGCGATCGCCGCGCCGAGCACGACGAGCAGGATCGCTTCGGGCAGCCCTGTACGCGCCGACAACGCCCGGGAGAGCAGGACCGCGACCGCGGTGGCCAGGACGACGATGAACACGGATTCCGGGCCCATGATCGCGGCCTTCCCCCGCAGGGCACGGCCAGCCGGACATGCAGGTAGGGAAATGTCTAAGCGGAACCGACCTGTGGACGATCACTGCCGTCAATGCTCAGCGACAGCTGCTACCCGGCCGGAGGATGTAGGGCACCCGGCGGCACGCGAACGAAGTGTTGCGGACGTGACGAGGAACCGCTACCCGAAGCCGAAGCCCAAGCCGCCCGGCCCCCGCCAGGGTTGGTGGAGCGGCTGCGTCTCAGCCATGTCGACGCTTGGCGGCACAGTGCCCGATAACGCTGGTCAACGCCCCATCCGCCTTGGGGGAAGTCCGTCCGCTGAGCTGGAACACCACCCCGTGGGGCGAGGGCGGCGTGGAACGGCT encodes:
- a CDS encoding Na+/H+ antiporter; the protein is MFIVVLATAVAVLLSRALSARTGLPEAILLVVLGAAIAFLPGMPEIELPPEVVLLGFLPPLVYYAAFFSAPREAKADAVPITALAIGLTTVTTFAVAAVLRGVLPDLGWAAAVALGAAVAPTDPVAAISIMKRLNAPVRIVTIIEGENLINDAVALTAFVLAVEALTTPFSVGHGIARLAGVVAGGVAYGLAVGFIASRLRRRIRDPGSQIIVSLLTPYLAFVPADELGFSGVLSTVCAGFYLGTRGEGVLQPASRLPGHLFWQVLVFLLESALFVLLGLEIRVIVRELTGAAWPSALLGAAAVTAVIVALRLAWTQFVFPLSRYLPGRHIAFDHLHWRGRLAIGWSGMRGAISLAIVLSLPVSAQGLPPERRGERLFVTGAVVFITLIGCATTMPGLLRRLGLAESDRVRIEYREAKKAVVEAALARLDELIENGEVDGRTGRTFRQLYEDLLDQIRTEFGEHLEEELTDSLGLRRELVRTQREKLRRLYSKGKISAEGLRAVDRWLDLEDPDIREVG